Proteins encoded by one window of Chrysemys picta bellii isolate R12L10 chromosome 10, ASM1138683v2, whole genome shotgun sequence:
- the MRTFB gene encoding myocardin-related transcription factor B isoform X1, protein MSATAAREVLQLRLQQRRTREQLVDQGIMPPLKSPAAFHEQRKSLERARTENFLKHKIRSRPDRSELVRMHILEETFAEPSLQATQMKLKRARLADDLNEKIAQRPGPMELVEKNILPVDSSVKEAIIAVGQESYPQALDDYSFDEDSSDALSPDQPASQESQGSAASPGEPKTSDSPSSVTPNTTSTTQQYLSLTSAVPEFLKPAPTTEQHTTHSTTTTTTLTTNTLSAAKPGPTLVKQSHPKNPTDKHRSKKCKEPKPRVKKLKYHQYIPPDQKGEKNEPQMDSNYARLLQQQQLFLQLQILSQQQQHYNYQTILPAPLKPLSDKQNNNGNIPLTTLSNSTPTPVACTPRQNSNIPSRKPGPLPSSLDDLKVAELKMELKLRGLPVSGTKTDLIERLKPYQDLNNNNGVNTNKVVAITTSTGVISNTGEVTVAFPVTTLNKSVGSFPSETSSAGTGFKLAHTESISSPLPISPSPSEQSSLSTDDTNMTDTFTEMMSMMSPSQYLSTSPLRVTVNEDSLSHASGSISSMELDAAEKDRKLQEKEKQIEELKRKLEQEQKLVEVLKMQLEVEKRGQQQQQSQTPVNSITTLDQKQLNAAIKNENALTDCSSPRQPVSVTSHSLGQPVSTGGQNLVAKKAVVIKQEIPLAKAEPQNVISQFYVSSQRQPQTAVVAQPQALLTTHGTTQLLLPLSIQGPNSATSVQLPVGNIQLQAQSQAGIQASSQVSAPVSSSGLVQTAPQIHGPPSKQNTVTQYVLSQAQQIRKVFPSSTSNTVFPYQNPPVTTLQQPFINKALNTSLDAGKNQVPSVQNGPSKPDSPPESQPYIIQHSLFNNPVAKTKDPPRYEEAIKQTRNMQACQREISNAHSQQMDDLFDILIKSGEISLPIKEEPSPISKMRPVTANITTMPVNTVVSRPPPQVQMAPPMSLEPTNSLSLSLENQLEALLDGTLPSGNEIPQLTSSREDRESFSLIEDLQNDLLNHSSMLDHAHSPMETADQQFTANSSCLSLDLPDTNLDNMEWLDITMPNSSSGLTPLSSTAPSMFSTDFLDPQDLQLHWD, encoded by the exons CTTTGAAAAGCCCAGCTGCATTCCATGAGCAGAGAAAGAGCTTGGAACGAGCCAGG actgaaaATTTTCTGAAGCACAAGATTCGCAGCAGACCAGATCGATCAGAATTGGTCAGAATGCATATTCTGGAAG AGACATTTGCAGAACCCTCACTGCAGGCAACTCAGATGAAACTGAAGAGAGCTCGGCTGGCAGATGATCTGAATGAGAAGATTGCTCAGAGGCCTGGCCCTATGGAACTGGTGGAAAAGAACATCCTTCCTGTAGACTCCAGTGTTAAAGAAGCAATTATAG CAGTTGGACAAGAGAGTTATCCCCAAGCTTTGGATGATTACTCATTTGATGAAGACAGCAGTGACGCTTTATCTCCAGATCAGCCTGCTAGCCAGGAATCCCAGGGTTCAGCAGCGTCTCCTGGTGAGCCAAAAACAAGTGACTCACCATCATCAGTCACACCGAACACTACTTCTACCACACAG cAGTATCTCTCATTAACCTCTGCAGTCCCTGAATTCCTAAAGCCTGCCCCCACCACTGAGCAGCACACTACACACTCTACAACTACTACTACCACTCTGACCACAAATACTCTATCTGCAGCAAAGCCTGGGCCAACTCTGGTAAAG CAAAGTCACCCGAAGAACCCAACTGACAAGCATCGGAGCAAGAAATGTAAAGAACCTAAGCCTAGGGTGAAGAAGTTGAAGTATCATCAATATATCCCACCTGATCAGAAAGGTGAGAAGAACGAGCCACAGATGGACTCCAATTACGCTCGTTTACTACAGCAACAGCAGctttttttgcagctgcagaTCCTGAGCCAACAGCAACAACACTACAACTACCAGACCATTCTACCTGCACCGCTCAA ACCTCTCAGTGACAAACAGAATAACAACGGGAATATACCACTGACCACTTTGAGCAACAGCACACCTACGCCAGTAGCCTGCACACCAAGACAGAACAGTAATATTCCCAGCAGAAAACCAGGACCTCTTCCTTCAAGCTTGGATGACCTGAAG GTAGCTGAACTGAAGATGGAATTGAAATTAAGGGGATTGCCAGTGTCTGGAACTAAAACAGATCTTATTGAGCGTTTAAAACCCTACCAAgatcttaataataataatggtgtcAATACTAATAAAGTGGTTGCAATAACCACTTCTACTGGTGTCATCAGTAACACGGGGGAGGTAACTGTGGCATTCCCTGTTACAACATTAAATAAATCAGTGGGGAGCTTCCCTTCAGAAACATCGTCTGCTGGAACTGGCTTCAAATTAGCACATACTGAAAGCATTAGCTCCCCTTTGCCCATTTCACCATCTCCTTCAGAACAATCAAGTCTGAGCACAGATGACACAAACATGACAGATACTTTCACAGAAATGATGAGCATGATGTCACCATCCCAGTACTTAAGCACTTCACCTCTAAGAGTGACTGTGAATGAAGACAGTCTGAGTCATGCCAGTGGAAGCATTTCAAGCATGGAGCTTGATGCAGCAGAAAAGGACCGCAAGCTTCAAGAAAAAGAGAAGCAGATTGAAGAGCTCAAAAGGAAGCTGGAACAAGAACAGAAACTTGTGGAAGTACTGAAAATGCAACTGGAGGTTGAAAAACggggtcagcagcagcagcaatcccAGACTCCTGTTAACTCCATAACTACGCTGGATCAGAAACAATTAAATGCTGCTATCAAAAATGAAAATGCTCTCACTGATTGCTCTAGTCCAAGGCAACCAGTATCTGTAACCAGCCATTCTTTAGGACAGCCAGTGTCTACTGGTGGCCAGAACCTAGTTGCTAAAAAGGCTGTTGTTATCAAACAGGAGATACCTTTGGCCAAAGCTGAACCACAGAATGTAATCTCTCAATTCTATGTGAGTTCACAGAGGCAGCCACAAACTGCAGTTGTTGCCCAGCCTCAAGCTTTACTAACTACCCACGGAACAACACAATTGCTACTCCCACTGTCTATCCAAGGACCGAATTCAGCCACTTCAGTGCAGCTACCAGTGGGCAATATACAGCTACAG GCTCAGTCACAAGCAGGAATTCAGGCTTCATCACAAGTATCTGCGCCTGTTTCATCTTCTGGTCTAGTTCAGACAGCACCACAGATTCATGGTCCACCATCAAAACAAAATACCGTCACCCAGTATGTGCTCAGTCAGGCCCAACAAATCAGAAAG GTTTTCCCATCTAGTACATCAAATACAGTATTTCCCTATCAAAATCCACCTGTTACAACACTACAGCAGCCTTTTATCAATAAGGCATTAAACACTAGCCTTGATGCTGGGAAGAACCAGGTTCCCTCAGTGCAAAATGGACCCAGTAAG CCTGACTCACCACCTGAGTCCCAGCCATATATCATACAACACTCTCTATTCAACAATCCAGTAGCCAAGACAAAAGACCCTCCACGTTATGAAGAGGCCATAAAACAGACCCGCAACATGCAGGCATGTCAGCGAGAG ATTTCAAATGCACACAGTCAGCAGATGGATGATCTCTTTGATATCCTCATTAAGAGTGGAG AGATTTCCCTCCCTATAAAAGAGGAACCATCTCCCATTTCCAAAATGAGACCAGTTACAGCCAATATCACCACAATGCCAGTGAACACAGTGGTATCTCGCCCACCACCACAAGTCCAAATGGCACCGCCTATGTCTTTAGAACCAACAAACAGTTTGTCTCTAAGTTTGGAGAACCAACTTGAAGCTCTCTTGGATGGAACTTTACCTTCAGGTAATGAAATTCCTCAACTAACAAGCAGTCGCGAGGACAGAGAATCATTTTCTCTGATTGAAGATCTTCAGAATGATCTGCTTAATCACTCCAGCATGCTTGATCATGCTCATTCACCCATGGAAACAGCTGACCAACAATTCACTGCTAATAGTTCCTGTTTATCTCTTGACCTTCCTGACACAAATTTAGACAATATGGAGTGGTTAGACATTACCATGCCCAATTCCTCATCGGGGCTTACTCCTCTGAGCTCTACTGCCCCAAGTATGTTTTCCACTGACTTTCTAGATCCACAAGACCTACAGCTGCACTGGGATTAA